From Bacillota bacterium:
TGCGCCTGGTGGACCGCAGTGAACTCTACGCCGTTTTCTGGCCGAAGAAGGGTCGAGTGCCCCAGAGAGTCGGCGAAGGGGCGCGGGTCGAACTCGTTGAGGGTGCCGGAGAGGCGGGTCTTCCGGCCCAGGTGGTGAAGGTCGCGGGTCAGGAGGGGGACCAGCGCCTGGTCATCCGCCTGGAGCGCCAGCCGGCGGGGTGGCTGTACCGGAGGGTGAGCCGGGACGTGCACCTGGTGGTGGCCCGCCACGCAGGCGTGGTGGTGCCGGCCTCGGGCCTGACCATCCGCGGGGGGCGGACGGGGTACTGGGCCGCGACGGGCGGAGGGCCTTCGTTCGTGCCGGTTCAGGTGGTCAGCCGCCTGGGCGGCCAGGTAGTGGCCAGGGGGGTCCCCGAGGGGGTGCGGGTCTACCGGTGGCCCCGGTGGCTTGGTACCCGCTAGCGCGAGCCTCACAGGCAAACCGCCTGGAGAACGGGACGGAGCGTGAAGAAGGCCGTGGGCTTCATCGAACGGGTTCTGGCCTGGCTCGGTGTGGAATCCGAGGAGAGCGCGTCCGCCGAGCGGCCGGGTGGCCCTGCGCCAGGCGTGCCGTTGCGTGAGCCGGGTGAGCTTCCGCCGCGCAGCAGGGCCCGGATCGTCTCATTGCCAACGGCTGCGGGTTCGGCTGGGACCACCCCGGCGGGGGCGGCAGGCCGGGGTCCGGCACGCGTGGTGGTCTTCGAGCCCCGGACGTTCGATGACGTGGAATCTGTTGCCGCACACCTGCGCGAACAGCGTCCGGTTGTGTTAAGGTTGAAAGCAACCGATCGGGAGACCGCTCGGCGGATCGTGGACTTCCTGTCGGGGACGATCTACGCCCTGGATGGCGTGATGAGACGTATCGACGACGACATCTTCCTCTGCGCGCCAAACGGCGTGGACGTGCAACTGGAAGGGTTGAGCGGCGAGTGAAGCTGGGGGAGCGGGTCGCGGTCATCGGGTCGGGCGCTATGGGGGAAGCCTTCATCCGTGGGCTTCTGCGGGGCGGGTTCGTCACCCGGGACGAGCTGGTGGCCACGGACAAGAGCCCGGAGCGGTGCGCGCACATCGAGCAGAGCTACGGGGTGCTGGTCACCGCCGACAACGCCGAGGCGCTGCGCAGCGCTGACACCGCTGTGGTCGCGGTCAAGCCC
This genomic window contains:
- a CDS encoding cell division protein SepF — translated: MKKAVGFIERVLAWLGVESEESASAERPGGPAPGVPLREPGELPPRSRARIVSLPTAAGSAGTTPAGAAGRGPARVVVFEPRTFDDVESVAAHLREQRPVVLRLKATDRETARRIVDFLSGTIYALDGVMRRIDDDIFLCAPNGVDVQLEGLSGE